One genomic segment of Catalinimonas alkaloidigena includes these proteins:
- a CDS encoding WD40/YVTN/BNR-like repeat-containing protein produces the protein MKSLLYSMLSVACLFLIYPTSMQAQQISSSDEVYLESLKFRNVGPTRGGRVTAVAGVASKPGTFYMGSTGGGVWKTEDYGISYENLSDGYFASPSIGAISVFQDDPNIIYVGTGSDGLRSNIIAGKGMYKSSDAGKSWQHIGLDDAGLIGAVEIHPQHPDTVFVAAIGQPFQPNEQRGIFRTYDGGKSWEKVFYHSDTVGAVDLEFAPDNPETIYAGLWRAERKPWTIISGGANESGGIYKSTDGGDSWNRLKNGLPQGLIGKIDLAVSPADPDRLYALIEAPLVDTPRVDTPGVETPGEGGGLYRSDDRGETFEFVSNHDGLLDRPFYYCNIAANPLDADVIFAMATRFFKSTDGGKNWKTMRTPHGDNHDIWINPNDTSLFIQANDGGVNVTTNGGKSWSTQSNQPTAELYQIEVDDQHPYWIYAGQQDNSTIAVPSLPPYDAPGGAAGFWLAVGGCETGPAVPKPGNPNIVYSNCKGRFGVYDKRTGQEQQYYVGAAYIYGHNPENLTYRFQRVSPIHVSPHNPDVVYHGSQYVHKTTDDGKTWERISPDLTANDPTKQMVSGSPITRDVTGEEYYSTIYSIRESPLEEGVIWVGANDGPIHVTKDGGKTWENVTPTDLPDGGRVDSVEPSPHKPGKAYASVLLYQVGDWQPYIYKTEDYGVSWSLLTDGTNGIPADYPTRVVREDPVKEGVLYAGTEYGLFISLDDGSSWQAFQQNLPVTPVTDIKVFRNDLLLSTMGRSFWILDNITPLHQLAEAKEAASAYLYQPEDAYRYRYRDTDEDDIPYYPEPSVIIDYFLNDAPEEVRLDILNARQQLVRSFSSSDIENSTQEVMVDMATGFYKGETSDALKSSAGAHRFRWNMQYPGPWDQNPKRSYQRGPMVSPGTYSARLTVDGETYTQSFEVLADPRLKYQNVSEADINAQIQLVMNIIGLEDSTKVAAAKIEERREELVKLMEESGKRNKYKKEDQKLAQIQDQLVTAEGIYMRPMLIDQLSYLRSMLEQADQRPGSDAYQRYEELKAQWDELQDELNTFELEGLPRSSDD, from the coding sequence ATGAAATCTTTACTATACAGTATGCTCTCTGTAGCATGCTTATTTCTGATTTATCCAACCTCCATGCAGGCACAGCAAATTTCTTCTTCTGATGAAGTCTATCTGGAATCACTAAAGTTCAGAAATGTTGGGCCTACCCGCGGAGGGAGGGTAACTGCTGTGGCTGGAGTAGCTTCAAAACCCGGTACTTTTTATATGGGCAGCACCGGCGGGGGAGTATGGAAAACCGAAGACTACGGAATAAGCTATGAAAACCTTTCTGATGGCTATTTTGCCTCCCCCTCTATCGGCGCCATCAGCGTGTTTCAGGATGATCCCAATATTATTTATGTGGGTACAGGCTCAGACGGACTTCGCTCCAATATCATAGCGGGGAAAGGCATGTACAAATCAAGCGATGCCGGTAAAAGCTGGCAGCATATCGGGCTGGACGATGCCGGCCTGATCGGGGCGGTAGAAATCCACCCTCAGCATCCCGACACCGTGTTTGTTGCAGCCATCGGTCAGCCTTTCCAGCCCAATGAACAAAGAGGAATATTTCGTACCTATGACGGTGGCAAAAGCTGGGAAAAGGTATTTTACCATTCGGATACAGTAGGTGCGGTTGACCTTGAATTTGCTCCCGATAATCCTGAAACAATATACGCCGGACTTTGGCGGGCCGAGCGTAAACCCTGGACCATCATCAGTGGAGGGGCTAATGAATCAGGGGGTATTTACAAATCCACGGATGGAGGTGATAGCTGGAACAGGCTGAAAAATGGACTTCCCCAGGGACTGATCGGTAAAATTGACCTGGCCGTCTCTCCGGCTGATCCCGATCGTCTTTATGCCTTAATAGAGGCCCCCTTAGTGGATACTCCCAGAGTGGATACTCCCGGAGTGGAAACTCCCGGTGAAGGTGGAGGACTCTACCGTTCCGATGACCGAGGCGAAACTTTTGAGTTTGTCAGCAATCACGATGGCCTGCTGGACCGCCCTTTTTACTATTGTAACATCGCCGCTAATCCGCTGGATGCCGATGTAATCTTTGCCATGGCAACCCGCTTTTTTAAATCTACTGACGGAGGGAAAAACTGGAAAACCATGCGTACTCCACACGGAGACAACCATGACATCTGGATCAACCCCAATGACACTTCCCTTTTTATCCAGGCCAATGATGGAGGGGTAAACGTAACCACCAATGGAGGAAAAAGCTGGTCTACCCAAAGTAACCAGCCTACCGCTGAGCTATATCAGATTGAAGTGGATGACCAGCACCCCTACTGGATATATGCCGGTCAGCAGGACAATAGTACGATAGCTGTGCCAAGCCTGCCGCCCTATGACGCACCCGGCGGAGCAGCAGGATTCTGGCTGGCGGTAGGTGGCTGTGAAACCGGCCCGGCAGTGCCTAAGCCCGGTAATCCGAATATTGTCTACTCCAATTGCAAGGGACGTTTCGGTGTCTATGACAAACGTACCGGGCAGGAACAGCAGTATTATGTGGGAGCGGCTTACATCTACGGGCACAATCCGGAGAATCTGACCTACCGTTTCCAAAGGGTATCTCCTATCCATGTATCGCCTCATAACCCTGATGTCGTTTATCACGGTTCACAGTACGTACATAAGACCACCGATGATGGTAAGACCTGGGAAAGAATATCCCCTGACCTGACTGCCAACGACCCTACAAAACAGATGGTATCCGGCAGCCCGATCACCCGTGATGTGACCGGAGAAGAATACTACAGCACCATTTACTCTATCAGGGAATCTCCTTTGGAAGAAGGAGTAATCTGGGTGGGTGCTAATGACGGCCCTATCCATGTCACCAAAGATGGAGGAAAAACCTGGGAAAATGTGACACCTACCGACCTGCCGGATGGTGGCCGGGTAGATAGCGTGGAGCCTTCCCCTCACAAGCCGGGCAAAGCCTATGCCTCCGTACTACTCTATCAAGTAGGCGACTGGCAGCCTTATATTTATAAAACTGAAGACTATGGTGTAAGCTGGAGCTTGCTGACTGATGGCACCAATGGAATTCCGGCAGATTATCCTACACGGGTAGTACGTGAAGATCCTGTAAAAGAAGGCGTCTTGTACGCAGGTACCGAGTATGGCCTGTTTATTTCTTTGGATGATGGCAGTAGCTGGCAGGCATTTCAGCAAAACCTGCCGGTTACGCCGGTCACTGATATCAAAGTTTTCCGTAACGACCTGCTGCTTTCTACGATGGGTCGCTCCTTCTGGATACTGGATAATATTACACCTTTGCACCAGTTGGCAGAGGCAAAAGAAGCAGCCAGCGCTTACCTTTACCAACCCGAAGATGCCTACCGCTATCGCTACAGAGATACCGATGAAGATGACATTCCTTACTATCCTGAGCCTTCGGTCATCATTGATTACTTTCTAAATGACGCCCCCGAGGAAGTCAGGCTCGATATTCTCAACGCCAGACAGCAGTTGGTACGCTCCTTCAGCAGCAGTGATATTGAGAACAGCACACAAGAAGTGATGGTAGACATGGCTACAGGCTTTTACAAAGGAGAAACTTCGGATGCGCTAAAAAGCTCGGCAGGCGCACACCGTTTCCGCTGGAATATGCAGTATCCCGGCCCCTGGGATCAGAATCCTAAGCGAAGCTACCAGAGAGGGCCTATGGTAAGTCCCGGCACCTATAGCGCTCGTCTGACAGTAGATGGAGAAACCTATACGCAAAGCTTTGAAGTGCTGGCTGACCCTCGCCTGAAATATCAGAATGTAAGCGAAGCAGATATTAATGCGCAGATTCAGCTGGTTATGAACATCATCGGGTTGGAAGACAGCACCAAAGTTGCTGCGGCAAAGATTGAAGAGAGAAGAGAAGAACTGGTCAAGCTGATGGAAGAGAGCGGTAAGCGTAACAAATACAAAAAGGAAGATCAGAAATTAGCCCAGATTCAGGACCAGTTGGTTACGGCAGAAGGCATTTACATGCGTCCCATGCTGATTGACCAATTGAGCTATCTCCGCTCTATGCTGGAGCAGGCCGACCAGCGCCCCGGAAGTGATGCTTATCAGCGCTATGAAGAACTAAAAGCGCAGTGGGATGAGCTACAGGATGAACTCAACACTTTTGAACTGGAAGGCTTACCCCGGAGTAGTGACGACTAG